One Globicephala melas chromosome 6, mGloMel1.2, whole genome shotgun sequence genomic window carries:
- the IZUMO3 gene encoding LOW QUALITY PROTEIN: izumo sperm-egg fusion protein 3 (The sequence of the model RefSeq protein was modified relative to this genomic sequence to represent the inferred CDS: inserted 1 base in 1 codon; substituted 1 base at 1 genomic stop codon) yields MGDLRLLLLLPLSLAAFHGVKGCLECDPKFIKDIKSLLVKLVPSEVPRXTHLLERQIKKMIHLSFKVSHSDKMLWVLAVQKDVNLRTWLKNELYKLSNETWKGALILQVKLLDVRQNLESKLKELLKNFSEVACSEDCVVTEGPILDCWTCLRITTWCFKGEYCAEDDPKKAENQEVTLFLILLAEGVILGGALLLFHFCISHRRKMKAIRRSLKKYLEKKLEEXGIMDEKEKDFGGRK; encoded by the exons ATGGGGGACCTGCGGCTGCTCTTGCTCCTGCCCCTGTCCCTGGCAGCCTTCCACGGGGTCAAAGGCTGTTTGGAATGTGACCCCAAATTCATCAAGGATATTAAGTCCTTGCTGGTAAAGCTGGTACCCTCAGAAGTCCCTCGCTGAACTCATCTGCTTGAACGGCAGATTAAGAAGATGATCCATTTAAGCTTCAAGGTCTCCCACAGTGACAAGATGCTTTGGGTGTTGG CTGTTCAAAAGGATGTCAATTTGAGAACATGGCTGAAGAATGAACTTTATAAACTGAGCAATGAAACATGGAAAG GTGCCCTTATCCTTCAAGTCAAGCTTCTCGATGTCCGCCAAAACCTGGAATCCAAACTGAAAGAACTATTAAAGAACTTCTCTGAAGTTG CTTGTTCTGAAGATTGTG TCGTGACTGAAGGTCCTATCCTGGATTGTTGGACCTGTCTTCGCATCACCACTTGGTGCTTCAAAGGAGAATATTGTGCAG AAGATGATCCAAAGAAGGCTGAGAATCAAGAGGTCACACTATTTCTGATATTACTAGCAGAAGGTGTAATATTGGGAGGTGCTTTGTTACT ATTCCATTTTTGCATCTCTCATCGGAGGAAAATGAAGGCAATACGAAGGTCATTAAAGAAATACTTGGAGAAGAAACTTGAAG TAGGGATAATGGATGAGAAGGAGAAAGATTTTGgaggcagaaaataa